TACGTGAAAACCTCCACCGGCTTTGCCGCACGCGGTGCCTCGCTGGAGGATATAAAACTGATGCGCCGCGCACTCCCCGCCCATATGAAGATCAAGGCATCCGGCGGCATCAAAACCACCGCCGATGCCGAAGCGTTAATCAAGGCTGGCGCCGACAGGTTAGGCTGCTCTGCCAGTGTAAAAATCATATCCCATGAACAGACTCCTTAGCATCTGCCTCTCCCTGGCCCTGGTATTCGGGTCGGCCTGCGCCTCCATATCGGCCAGGTCCGGCGGAGGTGCAGCTAAAAAAGCAACCGCCGGAAAGGAACTAACGGAAGACCTGAGCGCGTACCGCCCGAAGTACCCGGCGGCGGATGCCCCGGATCCCGCCGCCAGCGTAACGCCAACGCACCATGTAAACGAGAAGGTGGCCGTGCTGATGGACACGGTGGCCAGCGTGAACAAGAACATCAAGTACGCCAAGGGGTACCGGATACTGGCCTACAACGGCTCCGAGCGCCAGACAGTCATGGACCTGCGTAAATCCATCATCGCGCGCCTGCCCGATGAGAAAGACTACCTGACCTACCAGCAGCCCAACTTCCGGCTGAAGGTGGGAGACTTTTTCAGCCGCATAGAGGCGCAGCAGGTGCTCAACCAGATTTCAGACCTCATCCCGAAT
This window of the Pontibacter russatus genome carries:
- a CDS encoding sporulation protein, producing the protein MNRLLSICLSLALVFGSACASISARSGGGAAKKATAGKELTEDLSAYRPKYPAADAPDPAASVTPTHHVNEKVAVLMDTVASVNKNIKYAKGYRILAYNGSERQTVMDLRKSIIARLPDEKDYLTYQQPNFRLKVGDFFSRIEAQQVLNQISDLIPNAQIVQDQININKTY